The genomic region TgatcagcaaacacacacacacacacacacacacacacacacacacacacacacacacacacacacacacacacacacacacacacacacacacacacacacatacacacatacacacatacacacacactcaagggTCAGACATTTATTTTCACATCATAGTTTGAACAGGTGTACTCTATTATGGTAAAACATATTTTCCTGATatcaaaatgtatttacatgCTAATTGACTGTATTCTTGTTGGTGAGAGCTTAATATTCTGAGTGGTAATGGTAACCATGCACAATAGGTTTTATATCACTAGTTTCAATCACACATTAACATAATTAGAATACACTCATGTATTCTTATGGTATGGGTGTGCAGGTCATAAACAACATGTAAGAAATATATATTTACACTATGGACAAAGAAACTCACTAAATTAGATAAACAGTCAAATTGCACACTTGGCCTATTTAGTGTGGCATATAATGAAATTTGCCAGTATAATTACATGAAATAAATAGTCGGTACTTGACTTCATACATAGACCTTAGTTACTGTAGCAGCTTACTATTACACTGCCTGTAAAACATATGGCATTGTGGTTCATCTTGCGCATGCCCTATAGTGCCTAATTAACATAATGCACTTTAAGCAGGAGGGGGTCTCTTTGTGAACTTTGATTTCTAGAATGCCTATTGGCATCCTCCTGCAGGAATTTATAAATGTCGATTTTTAAACAGTTGGCTTGAGATATTTCAATAATGATTGCTGGCCCCTCCCAAAATTCCTTAATGTTTTGTGAATGAGTTACAATTTCCATGGTAACAGTAAAAGAGGACATGTTGTGTAATAGTTGTGTAATGATTGTGTAATTGTTGGCTAAAGATTGGTTATAGGTTTACTGCCTCTTATTGGCTACGTCCAGGTAAGCCTTCTCGATCTCGATGTTGGCAGGGCAGGTCTGACTGAACTCCTCCCTCTCGTAGGCATTGTTCAGGTACCTCCATACACCGGTGAACTGGACCGGGATGTCAAAGTCACAGTACTTCTTGGCAGCAATCTATCACATAAATCCAAATACATTGCAAAACATTTGAATTGTGAGACACTATAAACAATAATAGTCATATTACACTATTAAAGAAATGTAGAATAGAGAATAAGGGCTGAGAATGTTTATTCCCAATGGTTCAAAATGGAGTTATACTTAGAAAGTAAGGATGGGCCCTGTCATTGCATAGGTTGTGTACTACAGTCATAAGACATGCCTAATAACAGAAAATATTAATATTCCAAACTGTTTATGTCATATGCCAATTTGTCTCACCTTGATGACATGCAGCTTGGGCAGCAGGTTGCAGTCTGCCAGGGTGAGATGGTTGCCATCCAGGAACTTCCTCTTGGAGACGAGAATGTTTTCTCTGGAGTTGTGGTTAATCTCTTCAGGGACGGGGGAGTTCAGGTAGAGATCCAGGCGCTTGAACTCCCGCAGCAGCGCCTTCTCATGGACTATGGATTTAGAGAGACACAGGCATGTATGTCAGATAGGTCTGGAGCTTTGGAGGTATTCCTTATGGATAAAAAAGTACTTTCAGTTGAGATTCTGCATTGAGCATGCTTTTCAGTCCAGGAGTAAGCTTGGGCCGGGCCCTAAAATTCACATCAAACCAGCATTTCATTAAGGCATACGCCAGTGCCAGTGTGTTTTACTAACTGAATCATGGGCATTGTTGGATTTCCGTTGAGTACTTTTAATTGTCATATTTTCCATTGCCTTATAAGACATGGTCTAATCTTAAACATGAATGTGGACTGACTGAAACTTTACTTACAAGTACTGTTGGCTGGGCTGTTCTTGATGAAAGCGGAGAACTTCGCGAAAATGTCAGCGCCCACGTCAAAGGACTCTTTGTTGAGTGGGCTAAGGTGTGGATACCTGaagggaggaggatgagaggagtatGAGTTTGTTTGAAGAAGGTTAGTGCCATTCACTTTTTctttaatataataatactttaccTGGGAGGGGCCAATGTCTGTTCCAGAAACTCCTCGATCTTGATGAAGTCTGTCTTGAGGGTGCCGTTGTACAGGAGGAACGGAGGATTGGTCCCAGGTGCCAAATCCTTCAGCTCTGCTGGTTTCCTAGAGTGTACCAGGGCAGGGTTGGGTGGAGAGGTGGGCAAAGGGTAGGAAGAAAGAAAGGGAGTAGACATGTTCATATATGGGATCATTCCAGCTTTATAGAAATAGATACCATGCTTAATCATTCAGCGGCACAATCACAACGAACACAAAGGTTATCAAGCCATGTTTCGATTAATGATTCCAACAATGCCTATGATTCAGTTGGTGAAACACACTGGCATGGGAGTGGCTAGCTTAAAGGGTACATGTTGTGTGTTTTCTCAATCACTCAATTATCAGCATCCTGTCAACGTTTCCTGATCTTATTTGCTCACCGGTAATGTGCCTGAGAAACTCACACAAGAAAGGGAATAGATTAAGAAAAGATGTTTGTTCAATTCTACACAGAGCTCTTTGTCCATTCTGCAAATGCTTTAGCCTTTCAAGCTCCGCCCTCTATCACCTCTCTGTATCACACCCCATTACTTTACCCTATTAAACAGTTTGGTTTCTTGCTGAACTCTTTATAGAGCCATGTGTGAGGAGACCTTTAAACAGATGCACAGGAAGTGGAAGGGCGGGAGGCCAGGGAGGCGGGGGGCTTACTTCCTCATGTCGACGGTTGTCACGGTGAACTTGACTCCTTTTAGCCACAGGACCATGAAGAGCCTCTGGCAGAAGGGGCAGTTGCCCATGTTCTGTCCATCGTGGCCAGCCTGAAAGATAAGCAGCATTATTTATTGAGTTTAGGTTATAGCCTGGTCCcaaatctgtttgtgctgtcttgccaactcctaggGTCATTGTCACACcaaacaatgaccataggagttggcaagacaataTATTAacacatctgggaccaggctagtttaGTGGTAGTTTATTTCACAGACAGCAATATACGATAACTCCTCAAACACAGAAGACACATGGTCACACATAAGATAGGGAGCCCTTTCCAAATTCCAAAGGTTGATGTTGACATTGTCCATGTAATCCATTACAGTAAGTCCTGATCTCCAACCCTATCATGCAATTCATATTAATCTCATGTCATGACCAaagacacaaatacacacacttgTAGTGTTGGGACTGGCTGGGTTATTTTAGGAACTGCTACTTGAGAGGAAAAGCCGGCATTGAGTTGGAAAGGAACCCAACAGAAATGGACATCCACTCCCCTCAGTGCACACCTATAGCACATTATATGACAACAGAGTCTGATTACAGACCCACCTACGCTGCTCTACCTCTGGTATGGATAAATAAATGGGATGGTTCGCTCACTGTTGTACGCAaaaggattgtgtgtgtgtgtgtgtgtgtgtgtgcgtgcgtgtgcgtaaATATGTACCATTATGCACGTATATAACTTTACATAGATACAATCCATATCTACTTATTTGCGACCTTTTTTCCGTTGTGTGAATGTGCATATGTGGTTAGAGCATGCatgtatgtgtcagtgtgtatgtgtgtgtgtgtttgcttcagCGGGGGGCCAGGGGTTCCCAGtgtgctgcctcctcctccaggGCGTGTGGTGATAAGGTGGCCTCCAGTGTCTGGCGTCATTACACAGTGATAAAGGCTActctcactgtcacactcactcaaacacacacacacacacacacacacacacacacactagcctcTCAGAGTGCTGTTAATTGAACGTCAAATCTTGCTCAGATGCCAGTGTTTACCCATCCCGAACACAACACTACAAGCATTGAGCCATTCTTTGAAATAGAGGCTATGGCTGAAGTGGCTGAAGCTTTACATTACATCTTGTCCATTTCATTTGCTTTCACATGAAGCAATTTTGAGGTACGTTTTTCTGTATTTCAATCATCACACCATTTACATCTTTTCACATATTGTTGAAATAGACGGTGTGTTAGAATTAATACAAATGACTATTTTCTTAAACTAAAGGATGAACACAATACTGACCTTTATGAAGAGTTCAACAGTCGGGTCTTTGTCGGAGTTCTGTCTTTGTGCCATTTTTTCAAAAGGCTGTGCTGTGTGGTGCCAAGTTCAGAAATGTTTCTCCAACAAGTGTCCTCAGATCTCAGCAAAACAAACCTGTTAACTCTGAAGACTCCAAGTCCACGGAAGTAAAATGTCACTCTTCCCTTGATTCTTCTATATATCTCTGTGCTCTAGTGAGCTGGTTTATATATGGATCTTAGGAGGCAGTGTAAAACCCTTGTGGCTGGTATGTTTTGTCTGAGGGCTCCTTGAGGCTATCACTCTGAACACACTTTAAAcgtaggaggagggggagggcccTGAGGATGGGCGTGGTCCTCTCTCATATAAACACAGTGCCAAGCTCTCTCTACGAGGAGAGCCTAAAATAGGTCCTATTACTTGTCAGTTAATAATGGTTAATCAAACAATGTAGAAATATAGTTTCACCATGCGACTTAaaactacatacagtgccttgcaaaagtattcatcccccttggcgcttttcctattttgttgcactacaacctgtaatttaaattgatttttattgggatttcatgtaatggacatacagtgagggaaaaaagtatttgatcccctgctgatgttgtacatttgcccactgacaaagaaatgatcagtctataattttaatggtaggtttatttgaacagtgagagacagaataacaacaacaaatccagtttggactattttgtgtacagtgagggaaaaaattatttgatctcctgctgattttgtacatttgcccactgacaaagaaatgatcagtctataattttaatggtaggtttatttgaacagtgagaggcagaataacaacaaaaaaatccagaaaaacgcatgtcaaaaatgttataaattgattcgcattttaatgagggaaataagtatttgaccccatctcaatcagaaagatttctggctcccaggtgtctttcatacaggtaatgagctgagactaggagcacactcttaaagggagtgctcctaatctaatattgttacctgtataaaagacacctgtccacagaagcaatcaatcaatcagattccaaactctccaccatggccaagaccaaagacctctccaaggatgtcagggacaagattgtagacctacacaaggctggaatgggctacaagaccatcgccaagcagcttggtgagacagttggtgcgattattcgcaaatggaagaaacacaaaataattgtcaatctccctcggcctggggctccatgcaagatctcacctcgtggagttgcaatgatcatgagaacagtgaggaatcagcccagaactacacgggaggatcgtgtcaatgatctcaaggcagctgggaccatagtcaccaagaaaacaattggtaacacactacaccgtgaaggactgaaatcctgcggcgcccgtaaggtccccctgctcaagaaagcacatatacaggcccgtctgaagtttgccaatgaacatctgaatgattcagaggagaactgggtgaaagtgttgtggtcagatgagaccaaaatcgagctctttggcgtcaactcaactcgccgtgtttggaggaggaggaatgctgcctatgaccccaagaacaccatccccaccgtcaaacatggaggtggaaacattatgctttggggggggggtttctgctaaggggacaggacaacatcaccgcatcaaagggacgatggacggggccatgtaccgtcaaatcttgggtgagaacctccttccctcagccagagcattgaaaatgggtcgtggatgggttttccagcatgacaatgaccaaaaaaacacggcaacaaaggagtggctcaagaagaagcacattaaggtcctggagtggcctagccagtcttcagaccttaatcccatagaaaatctgtggagggagctgaaggttcgagttgccaaacgtcagcctcaaaaccttaatgacttggagaagatctgcaaagaggagtgggacaaaatccctcctgagatgtgtgcaaacctggtggccaactacaagaaacgtctgacctctgtgattgccaacaagggttttgccaccaagtactaagtcatgttttgcagaggggttaaatacttatttccctcattaaaatgcaaatcaatttataacatttttgacatgcgtttttctggatttttttgtgtttattctgcctctcactgttcaaataaacctaccattaaaattatagactgataatttctttgtcagtgagcaaacgtacaaaatcagcaggagatcaaatacttttttccctcattgtaggtcctggatggcaggaagcttggccctagtgatgtactgggccgtacgcactacacaaaatagtccaaattggtgaagtgaaatgaaaaaaatgacttgtttcaaaatattctaaaaaataaataacggaaaagtggtgcgtgcatatgtattcaccccctttgctatgaagcccctaaataagatctggtgcaaacaattaccttcagaagtcacataattagttaaataaagtccacctgtgtgcaatctaagtgtcacatgatctgtcacatgatttcagtatatatacacacctgttctgaaaagcctcagagtctgcaacaccactagaaaggggcaccaccaagcaagtggcaccatgaagaccaaggagctctccaaacaggtcagggacaaagttgtggagaagtacagatcagggttgggttataaaaaaatatcagaaactttgaacatcccatggagcaccattaaatccattattaaaaaattgaaagaatatggcaccacaacaaacctgtcaagagagggccgcccaccaaaactcatggaccaggcaaggagggcattaatcagagaggcaacaaagagaccaaagataaccctgaaggagctgcaaagccccacagtggagattggagtatctgtccataggaccactttaagccgtacactccacagagctgggctttacggaagagtggccagaaaaaaagcaactgcttaaagaaaaaaataagcaaacacgtttggtgttcgccagagtcaaggtattggagtggccatcacaaagccctgacctcaatcctatagaaaatatgtgggcagaactgaaaaagcatgtgcgagcaaggaggcctacaaacctgactcagttacaccagctctgtcaggaggaatgggccaaaattcacccaacttattgtgggaagcttgtggaaggctacgaattgagtgtatgtaaacttctgacccactgggaatgtgatgaaagaaataaaagctgaaataaatcattctctctactattattctgacattttacattcttaaaataaagtggtgatccttactaggattaaatgtcaggaattgtgaaaaactgagtttaaatgtatttggctaaggtgtatgtaaacttcagacttcaactgtatatctgctGCTCCAGGGGCTGACGGGTATTTCCattacagagaggagaggatgaaaaacaagcGCTTAACGTGGAAACTCCCAACAAATTAAATGAATAACACCCAGCCAGCACAGGAAACTAGTCAGCAGGCAGCGCAACAAAGCATCCTCCTCCAaaggagagagagttggaggTCACAGCCCTGAGTTGGATGTCAAGGCCCTCATCTCTTCCACACACTCTTCTCACACCTCCCAGTATTCCCATTAAGTAGTGATGCTCGGTATTCTACAGTCCACCCAGCGCCACCATAAAAtcatagaaaaaagggttcccAAAGGCTTCTTCAATtgtctccataggagaaccctttttgtttccaggtagaacactttttggttccatgtagaactcttttgggtttcatgtagaaccctctcgggaaagggttctacctgaaacccaataaggttctacctggaaccaaaagagttctacctggaaccaaaaagggttctcctatggggacaattGAAGAAGCCTTTgggaacccttttaggttctagataacacctttttttctaagaatgtagtAGTCATTCCATAGACATAGAGGGAGTTCCCTAGAGGACTTAGTCATCGTATTAACACTCCTTGGGAGGTGTTCTGGATTTCAGTGGTGCGTACGCAGGATCACTTGTCATGTTAAAATAACTGAATCATAAAGTGGTTAGGGAAAGGGTGGAAATGTGGGATTCATAGGTTTTCTCAATAGGATCAGCAGTGATGTGTATCTACCCCTTATGAATTCCATCCATTATAGTAGGAATGTCCAAGAGTGTGACTCCTCTTGGTCTTGTTTGACCTCTAGAGATATGGAGGGAGTTTGTGTTTGGGAGGGTTGATAATAAAACACTGGAGTGCCATTCAGAAATGACTATGTGATGTCCTACACCATAAACAACTAGCTATCTGCTCTTATCCAAGACAATCAACTCTCACTGATAACACTGTGCCATTCCTCACTCTACTTGGTGCCATGGTGAACTTACATACCGAGTTTACTAGTTTTATTTATCAATATTTGGTTGCTATGACAACTGTGCTGAGTAGTGCTGATAGCTCAGTTGAAACATGGTGGGTTTGGCTACCATGCGGGTCACATCTATTGAACATACAGGTATGCATTCAAATCGCTTTGAATAAACCTGTCTACTAAAAGACAATATTTATTAATTAGTTTTGCAGGATATACTACTTATTTACTTTCATCCCTTCTTACTTTTAGACAGCTGAAGCAAGCACACAACTTTTCTTCAGGTAATGAACCTTTCCTAGTTAATATTTTTATTTCACCAGTAAAAGAAAAGGGGAAACAGCAGGTAAGACACAAAACATATGGAATAATGAAACcagtattaacacacacacatagagcaaTGAAACCAGTATTAACACAAACATATGGAGCAATGAAAC from Coregonus clupeaformis isolate EN_2021a chromosome 3, ASM2061545v1, whole genome shotgun sequence harbors:
- the LOC121540425 gene encoding chloride intracellular channel protein 2, with the protein product MAQRQNSDKDPTVELFIKAGHDGQNMGNCPFCQRLFMVLWLKGVKFTVTTVDMRKKPAELKDLAPGTNPPFLLYNGTLKTDFIKIEEFLEQTLAPPRYPHLSPLNKESFDVGADIFAKFSAFIKNSPANSTFHEKALLREFKRLDLYLNSPVPEEINHNSRENILVSKRKFLDGNHLTLADCNLLPKLHVIKIAAKKYCDFDIPVQFTGVWRYLNNAYEREEFSQTCPANIEIEKAYLDVANKRQ